One Citrus sinensis cultivar Valencia sweet orange chromosome 5, DVS_A1.0, whole genome shotgun sequence genomic window, GCCAGTAGTATACCTTAGTGGCTAAAGGCTCCAAGTAGATGGAATTGATAAGAACCATCAAAATGGAAGCCAAAAGATTGAATCCTTGAAACATTCCAGCCTTGGTTGAGAACAACTGCGGCATATGTCCCAACAAAGCCCAGCCAATACTACAGGCTATGTCCCTGAAGTAAACAGGGTATATCTTGCTTTGCACCATTCCAAACTGGTGCCTCGGCAGAGCCCCGGCCAATACATAACTGGATATGAACGTAACCCACACACTCATCCCATAAGCCGTAGAAAATCCCAGCAGATTAATTACACCCATCAAGGCATTCAGCGTCTCAGGAATACCCAAGTATCTCAAAAAGCCATAAGAATACTGACCGATCCATTTGGCAGCATGCTCAGTGCCTTGTCTCGCTTCTTTTGCTTTCTCCTCAACACTCTCACAGACATTCTCCACTTGCTCGGACACGTTCCTTGCAATATCTCCTCTGATCGTTGTGCCTATAGCCCTTGCATCTTTTAGGTTCTCTCTCGCTTCGTAAGCCTTCTGTGACGCAGTTTCTTTGGCTTTCCCTAATGCATCTTTTGCAGCCTCTTTGGCCTCATGAGCCTTATCTGAAGCAGTCTCCTTGGCTTTACCATATGCGTCTCGTACAGCATCTTTGGCCTCACAATCCATCTTCTTTTTGGTATCAATAAAATCGTGCCCCGTCTTTGATAGAACCTCCTTCGCCTCATGTGCCGTGCCTTTGTGTGGTGCCGGCACCTCGTGAGAAGCACCGGAGAGACTGCCCTTGGCTTTCTCAAGTGCACCGGCAATCTTGTGCTTGCATTTCCCATATGCATCGCATATAAGCTCTCCGGGACCAGCACCTTTGTCGTAGGGTTTAGACCCTTGACCAATATCCGGAAGCAAGGAGGAGGCTTGTTTGATGGTGTCCTCAGCGTTGTTTAAAGCATCAGCAGCAGCGGAGAACATTTTTTCCTCAATATCTGAAGCAGGGGAAGCAGTCTTGGGGATGTGATATCGGTCATGGTCTGGTGGTGAGATTGATACTTTAGTGTTGTGTCTGCCGTGCTCATCATACTCAACAACCACAACTCTGTGCCCTTCTTTCATCACTATCACTTCTTCCTTGTTGTTCTCTTTTTCTAGGCTTGGACTTGGAGACCACACTCCTGCCTGCTGCCAGTGAACTCGCTACAAGACATATTGCAACCAAATTCATCACTTTTGGATCAACGTTTGTTTCCGcttgaaagaaattaagagaaaatattgTTTGGTTGCTGAGAAAATATCTTAGAAAAATTCCAGAGAACTTTTAGATttcttgtatttatttttcttaaaatgaaatgttatGATTACAACTTATTTATACTCAAAGCTCAAGGATTACTAAAGCTAATGACTAACTGATTCAGTAGAATCTACACATGCATAACCACAGCTCGATATACAGAGTAATCACACCAGACTGTTAACTACTTGAGCTGAGGTGGCAGCTGAGCTGTCATTCTGCTTACATTCATCTGACGTCACCAGCTTGCTGGTTTTCCTTAGCTTGTGCAGCTTCCTCTTTTCTGTACAATGAGCTTCTTTAACAGCCCCCCTCAAACTTAAAGGACAAGAGTGAACATTGAGTTTGGCCCTCAAGTAATTAAACTGTATGAAGGAAAGAGATTTAGTCATTATGTCTGCAACTTGATCTGCACTTGCTATATATTGAATGCTGAGCTCCTTATTAAGAACCTTGTTTCGAATAAAGTGTATGTCAATCTCAATGTGTTTTGTTCTGGAATGGTAAACTAGGTTCTTGGCCAATTCAGCTGCACTAATGTTATCACACCAAATAATAGGTTTAGCTGTGCAGCATACTCCAATTTCAGCAAACAAGGACTGCAGCCAAGTTAATTCTGCACTAGCTGATGCTAATGCCCTGTACTCACTCTCGGCACTTGACCTAGCTATTACCCCTTGCTTTTTAGAAGACCATGATATAAGATTATTACCCAAGTAGATACAATATGCACTCACTGATTTTCTGTTATCTAAGTCACATGCCCAATCAGCATCTGTAAATCCAGTAAGCTCCATATTGCCTTCTTTGATGAACTTTAAACTATAGTCCTGAGTGGCCTTTAGATATCTTAAAACCCTTTTACATGCCATGAGATGCTGTAGTGTAGGAGCAGATACATACTAACTGAGTTTGTTAACTGCAAAAGCAATCTCAGGTCTTGTCAAAACCAGATACTGCATGCTTCCAACAATGCTTCTATAGTATGTGGGATCTTCAAGATAATGGCCAAACTGTCCTTGAACAAACTTCTGTAATTTCAGACCAGTGCTTAAAGGAGTATCAATGCCCTTACAATCAATCATATCAACCTTAGCTAACAAATCTCTGATGTATTTCCTCTGAGATAGAAATATGCAATCTTCATCATATAAGACTTCTATCCcaagaaaataagataaaatgccaagatcttttaaagcaaaagtTGAGCTTAGTGTTGCAATAAAATGTTCTAATTCAGCACTGCTAGGACCTGTAACCaagatatcatccacatatatCAACACAAGAATCATAGAAGTATGActcattttcaaaaacagAGATGTATCTGAAGTAGTATTAGTGAATCCCAACTGCAGCAAACAGCTCTTAAGTTTATCATACCAAGCTCGAGGAGCTTGTTTAAGTCCATAAAGAGACTTGTGCAGTTTACACACATAACCAGGCTTTGTGTTGTCAATAAAACCTGTTGGCTGAGACATATAAACTTCTTCTGTCAAATCCCCATTGAGAAACGCATTATTGACATCAACTTGTCTAATCTTCCATTTGTTCATCACTGCTAAGCTTAATACTACTCTGACAGTTGCTGGTTTAATAACTGGACTAAAAGTTTCAAAGTAGTTTACTTCTGTAATTTGCTGAAAACCTTTGGCAACAAGCCTAGCTTTGTATTTGGCTACACTCCCATCAGTGTTATATTTAATCTTATACACCTACTTATTATCCACAATTTGTTGATCAGTCTCTTTAGGAACCAGAGACCAAGTATCATTGTGAACTAAGGCATCATACTCATCTTGCATAGCTTTCACCCATCTGGAATCACTCGAAGCTTCTTGCACTGAATCTGGTTCTTTGTGAGTGAGAATGGCTGTATACActtttggtttaaaaatgCCAGATTTGCTTTTGATGGTCATAGGATGAATGTTGGATTGTATTTGGGGTGAGTCAACAGATGGAGTTAATGATGTTGTATTATCAGAAGCAGAGGCAGAAAAGAAATGTTGTGTATTAACAGGTAGATGAGTTTGAGAACTTACTTGTTGTGAATTTTGATCATTTGTTGTTTGTGCAGGATTTTCTGAGTGAGTTGAGTTGCTGCTGTCAGGGTTTGCAGATAAGGAATAACCAGTGCTATTTTCAGTAAATGATTGAACAACAGGCAAAGTGGAAAGATGATGTATTTGCTGAGGAGAAAATGAAgtagaagaaaaagatgatgaagatgactCAGTGAAACAATGAAAACTGGAATCAGTAGAGTAAGGAAAAGTAAGTTCATCAAATATGACATGTCTTGCTATGTAGAGATGACCTGAAGGATGTAAGCACTTGTATCCTTTATGTGATGAACTATATCCTAGAAAGATACATTTGCTGGAATGAtagtcaaatttatgttgGTTATAATCCCTCAAGTAAGGATAACATGTACAACCAAAACACTTAAGCATATCATAGTTGGGTTGGTGTTTGAAAAGTTTCTCATAGGGAGACAAAAGTTTGAGAACAACAGAAGGCAATCTATTTATGATGTACACAGCTGTATGAAATGCTtcccaccaaaatttaaaGGGTAATTTAGATTGAGCTAGCAGTGTAAGTCTCATTTCAACAATATGCCTATGTTTTCTCTCAACCAAtctattttgatgatgagtGTATGGGCAGGAGTGTCTAAAAATGATACTACACTAATTTAAGAACTCAGTGAAAGGTCTATACTCACCCCCCAATCAGATTGTAACTGCTTAATGGTGGTTTGAAACTGGTTTTTAACCTGTGTTTTGAAAAGCTTAAAGACATTTAGAGCTTCAGACTTAAGCTTTAAAGGGTAGATCCAGGTAAACCTGctaaaatcatccataaaacTAATATAATAGTGATATCCATCTCTAGTGTAGACAGGTGAGGGACCCCAGAGATCTGTATGTATCAGTTCTAAAAGCTTGGTTGTTTTGGTTGTGGATGAAGGGAAATGAAGCTTATGGCTTTTGCCCATTTGACAAGCTTCACAGATGTATTGCAGtgcttgttttatttgattatcagAAAAATTTGCAGACTTGATATTTTTGAGAACATGCTTTAGGATATATTGATTGGGATGACCAAATCTATTATGAAACAAAGCAATTTTATTCACTGATGTTTTACAAGATAATGCAGTAGATGAATAACAAGACTTTGAATGGCTACAATCTGCATTATTAACATCAGTTAcagaattaaaatgaaaacatgACAGCATTGACATTGGCTTATTTGAACTGATCTGAGATAGAAAAGATGATTTAGAGGATGAGTATGGTTTGAATAACTGCCTATATAATTCCTTTTCAGCAATACCCTGCAGTAGAACTTCCCCCTTCAGAGCATCCTTCACATAACAGATATTTCCAAGAAATTCAACAGAGAAATGGTTATCAAATGGGAGTTTAGAAATACCCAATCAATTTTTGGTAATTGAAGGGACAAGAAGAATATCTTTCAGTACTATGTGTGGGTGTTTGTGTTCAACAAATgaagttttaaaaacaaagTTAGCATCACCAACATGAGTTATGGGTAAACCTTGTTCATTTCCAATGATAAGCTGATCAGAACCATTGAATTCCTCTCTGACCTGCATATTAGCCATGTTATTGGTTAAGTGATGAGTTGCTCCACTATCAAGATACCACCCTTCATCAGTAGGTCCTTCAAAATTTGCAAGATAAGCAGCTCCAGGTGCAGAATACATTTCAGATGAACAATGAGGCATAGAAGAATATGTGACTGGATCCAGATTGTAAGACTGATAATTTGAGCAGTTCATAGCAtaagaatcatcaaaatatGGTGCAAACTCAGCATGTGGTTCAAATGTAGTCATGTAAGCTGACTTAGGTCCTTTTCCTCTGCCAAAATGCCTTGATTGTGGCACATAATTCTCAATGTATCTGTACCAACAAGCATCAGCTGTGTGCCCTGACTTATGACATATTCGACAAACAAGAATATTATCATCTGATTCAGTTCCAGCTGACACAAAACCTTGACCATGAGGCGTAGGATGTGGTAAAACTTTGTGAAATTGCATTGGCATAGAGTTGCCTCTTCCAAAATTATGACCACTGTTATTAAAGCCTCTAGGATATGTATTAAACATCATTCCTCTTCCAGCATTTCTGTTTCCAATATGAATTTGTCCACGATATCCTCCATAGCCAAAACCTCCTATTCTATTATTCCCTCTGACTTGAGAATAATTAGAATTCATCACTCTATAGTTAGCATTAAACATGACTTTAGTATTCTGATTGGTCTGACTTTGTTCTAATCGTGCCTCATGTGTTAACAATAAGGCATAAGCATCATCATAAGACATCTTATTAGCTGTGATAATAGATGCAAGATCTAGATAACCATTTCCTAATCCATTTAGAACTTGCATTAACATATCCCTTTCTGACATAGGACTACCAGCACAGGCAAATTTATCAgctaatattttaacttttaagcaATATTCTTCAACAGACATGGATTCCTTTCTAAGTACATTCAATTCATAACGAAGTTGCATTATTTTAGCGTCAGATTGAGCTCCAAATTGTTTCTCAATAAATCTCCAAGCATCTCGTGAATTGTCACAATTAAGAATAGAACTGACAATACTTTCATTAACTGATGATAACAGCCAGCCAAGTAGTATTTGATCCTGAGCTCTCCAATTTATGTATGCTGGATTATCTACTTTCTGCACTGATCCATCAGCTGTTGTTTGAATGATATGTTGCTCTGGTATGACCTGATTTTTAGATATGAAATCTTCAAGCCGATTTCCTCTGATTGATGTAAGAACTTGTTTTCTCCAGATTAGGAAATTAGATCGATCTAGTTTTATTGGATTActgaatgagaatgagatctGTGAAGATTGATTTGcatttgttgaatttgaaagtGTTGTTGTGTTGCT contains:
- the LOC102618133 gene encoding LOW QUALITY PROTEIN: uncharacterized protein LOC102618133 (The sequence of the model RefSeq protein was modified relative to this genomic sequence to represent the inferred CDS: deleted 1 base in 1 codon), whose product is MNLVAICLVASSLAAAGVWSPSPSLEKENNKEEVIVMKEGHRVVVVEYDEHGRHNTKVSISPPDHDRYHIPKTASPASDIEEKMFSAAADALNNAEDTIKQASSLLPDIGQGSKPYDKGAGPGELICDAYGKCKHKIAGALEKAKGSLSGASHEVPAPHKGTAHEAKEVLSKTGHDFIDTKKKMDCEAKDAVRDAYGKAKETASDKAHEAKEAAKDALGKAKETASQKAYEARENLKDARAIGTTIRGDIARNVSEQVENVCESVEEKAKEARQGTEHAAKWIGQYSYGFLRYLGIPETLNALMGVINLLGFSTAYGMSVWVTFISSYVLAGALPRHQFGMVQSKIYPVYFRDIACSIGWALLGHMPQLFSTKAGMFQGFNLLASILMVLINSIYLEPLATKVMFERMKVEKEEGKGRESQIGETSRVTETEQGTATERRAEGPAPVPVSPGQEELRTKMVKLSERLKTLNTYSSILNLITLMSLTWHLVYLGQSLHTTCY